The proteins below are encoded in one region of Bifidobacterium dentium JCM 1195 = DSM 20436:
- the ligA gene encoding NAD-dependent DNA ligase LigA, with protein sequence MTQHDDSEQLAWDFDVSVDGTAEPEITVDADGDASRLVPGSERWIAALQSTDADAMRLDRLDVSSLSAEAAARLWAKVAAWVESDQIAYYIDDAPISSDAAYDARLRCLQALESQFPSLDTPQSPTHRVGGTFSNDFASVRHPSRMMSLDDVFSIEELRDWYDSVIRDLDWPESKPLPMTCEVKIDGLALNLVYRNGVLEQGLTRGDGVTGEDITLNVRTISTIPQNLAGPEGDIPEFVEIRGEVFMRWDDFAALNGENEDAGRAPFANPRNAAAGSLRQKDPRITATRRLSFYAHGIGSLRWGAGRADRHDVINHQSEAYALYEKWGVPVSPHNREITSFTDILDMIDYYGEHRGDIEHALDGIVVKVDDLGLQRALGATSRAPRWAIAYKYPPEEVNTDLLDITVQVGRTGRVTPVAILKPVYVAGSTVSRTTLHNPFEVERKGVLIGDTVVVRKAGDVIPELVGPVLERRKGREESLHAFVMPTHCPSCGAELAPAKKGDKDIRCPNVESCPAQLTERIINLASRKAFDIEHLGDQSAIALTNPEEDRPDSVDTYAPEITEILVQPGEEPEPYEPVAGLRLPDAQTPVLSSEAGLFSLTAADLKDVRVWREAPIIEIHETVDVNTGKTKKTRKRVGGSGLWHQVPAFWTAPTSARKLSAKKLAELEVNGAAVSEYPEYNVPADAVVIREDTKVSRTGVTSVQPVYVRPAENTRKMLDEMEKARHVDLWRVLVALSIRRLGPPTARTIATAFGSLDAIEHASVEELSAIDGIGPEIAESVVTWFTAAHEPGNWRGTVLDAWKTAGVGVVAETNDLPQTLAGKTVVVTGSLVDFSRDSAKEAIISHGGKAAGSVSRKTDWVVVGENAGSKAAKAEELGIPMLNEDQFKQLLSSGTV encoded by the coding sequence ATGACACAGCATGACGATTCCGAACAGCTTGCTTGGGATTTCGACGTTTCGGTCGATGGCACCGCCGAACCCGAGATTACGGTGGATGCCGACGGCGACGCCTCCCGACTGGTCCCCGGTTCCGAACGGTGGATTGCGGCATTGCAGTCCACTGACGCCGATGCCATGCGACTCGACCGGCTTGACGTCTCTTCGCTGAGTGCCGAAGCGGCGGCCCGGCTGTGGGCGAAGGTCGCGGCCTGGGTGGAATCCGATCAGATCGCCTACTATATCGACGATGCCCCCATATCGTCCGATGCGGCCTATGATGCGCGGCTTCGCTGCCTACAGGCATTGGAATCGCAATTCCCGTCCTTGGACACCCCGCAATCGCCGACCCATCGCGTAGGCGGTACCTTTTCCAACGATTTTGCCTCCGTACGTCACCCTTCGCGCATGATGAGCCTCGATGACGTGTTTTCCATCGAAGAGCTGCGTGACTGGTACGACAGTGTGATCCGCGATCTCGACTGGCCGGAATCCAAACCGCTGCCGATGACCTGTGAAGTCAAGATCGACGGTCTGGCATTGAATCTCGTGTACCGTAACGGCGTGCTCGAACAGGGACTGACGCGAGGCGATGGCGTGACCGGCGAGGATATCACGCTCAACGTGCGGACGATTTCGACCATTCCGCAGAATCTGGCCGGCCCGGAAGGCGATATTCCCGAATTCGTGGAAATCCGCGGCGAGGTGTTCATGCGCTGGGACGACTTCGCCGCATTGAACGGCGAGAATGAGGACGCCGGCCGAGCCCCATTCGCCAATCCACGCAATGCCGCCGCCGGAAGCCTCAGACAGAAAGACCCGCGCATCACCGCCACGCGCCGTCTGAGCTTCTACGCGCACGGCATCGGCTCACTACGCTGGGGCGCGGGACGTGCCGACAGACATGACGTGATCAACCATCAATCCGAGGCATATGCGCTGTATGAAAAGTGGGGCGTGCCGGTTTCGCCGCATAATCGCGAAATCACGTCGTTCACCGACATTCTTGACATGATCGACTACTACGGCGAACATCGCGGCGATATCGAACACGCGCTCGACGGCATCGTCGTGAAGGTCGACGATCTTGGATTGCAGCGCGCGCTCGGTGCCACCTCACGTGCGCCGCGCTGGGCCATCGCCTACAAATACCCGCCGGAAGAGGTCAACACCGATCTGCTCGACATCACCGTGCAGGTCGGCCGAACCGGCCGCGTAACCCCGGTCGCCATCCTGAAGCCCGTATATGTGGCCGGTTCCACCGTGTCACGTACCACGTTGCATAATCCTTTCGAAGTGGAGCGCAAGGGCGTGCTCATTGGCGACACCGTGGTGGTACGCAAGGCCGGTGACGTGATTCCCGAGCTCGTGGGCCCGGTGCTCGAGCGCCGCAAGGGGCGGGAGGAGAGTCTGCACGCGTTCGTCATGCCAACGCACTGCCCGAGCTGCGGTGCCGAACTGGCTCCGGCCAAAAAGGGCGACAAGGACATTCGCTGCCCGAATGTGGAATCATGCCCTGCGCAGTTGACCGAGCGCATCATCAACTTGGCTTCCCGCAAGGCGTTCGATATCGAACATTTGGGCGATCAATCGGCGATCGCGCTGACCAATCCGGAGGAGGACCGCCCCGATTCCGTTGACACGTATGCGCCGGAGATCACTGAAATACTCGTCCAACCCGGCGAAGAGCCCGAACCCTACGAGCCGGTTGCCGGACTGCGGTTGCCGGATGCGCAGACGCCGGTGCTCTCCAGCGAGGCGGGCCTGTTCTCACTGACCGCCGCCGATCTGAAGGATGTGCGCGTATGGCGCGAGGCACCGATCATCGAAATCCATGAAACCGTCGACGTCAATACAGGCAAGACCAAGAAGACGCGCAAGCGTGTGGGAGGATCCGGACTGTGGCATCAGGTGCCTGCATTCTGGACCGCTCCGACCTCGGCCAGGAAACTCTCCGCCAAGAAACTTGCCGAACTGGAGGTGAACGGCGCCGCCGTTTCGGAATACCCAGAGTACAATGTGCCGGCCGACGCCGTAGTGATCCGTGAGGATACCAAGGTGTCGCGCACCGGCGTGACCAGCGTGCAGCCGGTGTACGTTCGCCCTGCTGAGAATACGCGCAAGATGCTCGACGAAATGGAAAAGGCGAGGCACGTGGATTTATGGCGTGTGCTCGTGGCGCTGTCGATCCGCCGCCTCGGTCCGCCGACCGCGCGCACCATCGCCACGGCCTTTGGCTCGCTCGACGCAATCGAACATGCGAGCGTCGAGGAACTTTCGGCAATCGACGGTATCGGACCGGAAATCGCCGAATCCGTGGTCACATGGTTCACTGCCGCACACGAACCGGGCAACTGGCGTGGCACGGTGTTGGATGCATGGAAGACCGCCGGCGTGGGTGTGGTGGCCGAAACCAACGATCTGCCGCAGACCTTGGCAGGCAAAACGGTGGTGGTCACCGGGTCATTGGTCGATTTCTCCCGCGACTCCGCCAAAGAAGCCATTATCTCCCATGGCGGAAAGGCGGCCGGCTCGGTCAGCAGGAAAACCGACTGGGTGGTGGTCGGAGAGAACGCCGGATCCAAAGCCGCAAAAGCCGAGGAATTGGGCATTCCCATGCTCAATGAGGACCAGTTCAAACAACTGCTGAGCAGCGGTACGGTGTGA
- a CDS encoding ABC transporter ATP-binding protein, which produces MTTDEVGTVVAAGVKAVDWGWRHASRKDFALRHVDFEIKPGERVLLLGASGAGKSTLMAGLAGVLGGDDEGEQEGSLLIDGIDSRTARGRSGLVMQDPDAQTILERAGDNTAFGCENLGLGRDAIWKRVRAALDIVGLDYMRTDHSTRRLSGGQRQRLALAGVLAMHPGLLLLDEPTANLDPEGVQEVHDAVRQVLERGHETMVVVEHHIDVWLDLVDRVIVLGRPNDDSYEGGVIADGSPEEVFNAMGDVLAEGGAWVPGRDIASYAPTQTGHDRDVVLYTDDLSFGRSFPLGKHIDVRFHAGEVTALTGRNGVGKSTLALTLAGLLKPIAGHVRVADSMMPAHRENDPFTWKSRDLLGRIGMVFQEPEHQFVASSVRDEVAIGPKSMGKSDEEAYAIADEMLERMNLKRFAPANPFTLSGGEKRRLSVASMLAAAPKVIIMDEPTFGQDFTTWMEMVRLIAGARDAGSAVIMVTHDEPLVKALDARRIVVSEEGR; this is translated from the coding sequence ATGACGACGGATGAAGTCGGAACCGTGGTCGCAGCCGGTGTGAAGGCGGTTGACTGGGGATGGAGACATGCTTCGCGTAAGGATTTCGCGTTGCGACATGTCGATTTTGAAATCAAGCCGGGGGAGCGCGTACTGCTGCTTGGCGCATCCGGTGCTGGCAAAAGTACGTTGATGGCTGGATTGGCCGGCGTGCTCGGCGGCGATGATGAGGGCGAACAGGAAGGCAGCCTGCTGATCGACGGCATCGATTCACGTACGGCACGCGGCAGGAGCGGCCTGGTGATGCAGGATCCGGACGCCCAGACGATTCTTGAACGTGCAGGTGACAATACCGCTTTCGGCTGCGAGAATCTCGGCCTCGGACGAGACGCCATCTGGAAGCGGGTGCGTGCGGCCCTTGATATCGTGGGCCTAGACTACATGCGTACGGATCATTCCACACGTCGGCTGTCCGGCGGCCAGCGTCAGCGGTTGGCATTGGCGGGCGTGCTTGCCATGCATCCCGGACTGCTGTTGCTCGACGAACCAACTGCGAACCTGGATCCGGAAGGCGTGCAGGAGGTGCATGACGCGGTCAGGCAAGTGCTTGAGCGCGGCCATGAGACGATGGTGGTGGTGGAGCACCATATCGATGTGTGGCTTGACCTTGTGGACCGTGTGATCGTACTGGGCAGACCGAACGATGATTCGTATGAAGGCGGCGTCATTGCGGATGGCTCGCCTGAAGAGGTGTTCAACGCCATGGGCGATGTCCTCGCCGAAGGCGGGGCGTGGGTGCCGGGACGTGACATCGCAAGCTATGCCCCGACTCAAACCGGACATGATCGCGATGTGGTGCTGTATACCGATGATTTGAGTTTCGGTCGCAGCTTTCCTTTGGGAAAGCACATCGATGTGCGTTTCCATGCGGGGGAGGTCACCGCGCTTACCGGCAGGAACGGCGTGGGCAAGTCCACCTTGGCCCTGACCTTGGCCGGTCTGCTCAAGCCGATTGCCGGCCATGTGCGCGTGGCTGATTCCATGATGCCCGCGCATCGTGAGAATGATCCGTTCACATGGAAAAGCCGCGATCTGCTTGGGCGTATTGGCATGGTGTTCCAGGAGCCGGAGCATCAGTTCGTGGCATCCAGCGTACGGGATGAAGTGGCGATCGGGCCGAAATCCATGGGCAAATCTGATGAGGAGGCCTATGCCATCGCCGACGAGATGCTGGAACGCATGAATCTCAAACGGTTCGCACCGGCCAATCCGTTCACGTTGTCGGGGGGTGAGAAGAGGCGGCTTTCGGTGGCGTCCATGCTGGCGGCGGCGCCGAAGGTGATCATCATGGACGAACCGACGTTCGGACAGGATTTCACCACATGGATGGAAATGGTACGTCTTATCGCCGGTGCGCGTGACGCGGGTTCCGCGGTCATCATGGTCACGCATGACGAGCCCTTGGTCAAAGCGTTGGATGCGCGCCGCATCGT
- a CDS encoding Mrp/NBP35 family ATP-binding protein: protein MTDERMIEAQIYERLSKVIDPELGRSVTDLGMIASIDATPVTGEDNTYDVTVAVELTVEGCPLSQTITNQINGAVASYPDATLQPHIEVGSMSHDKLTQLVAGLKAERKQNPFNKPGIKTRIFAIASGKGGVGKSSVTANLAATFAALGYDTAAIDADIYGFSLPRLFGVHTQPTNLNGMLMPVTAWGVKMISIGMFAGADRAILWRGPRLQRSLEQFLSDVWWGEPDVLLLDLAPGTGDMAISVAQALPNAELVVVTTPQPSASDIAVRSGLVALQVPMKVRGVVENMSYFEHKGERLKIFGEGGGERVSLQLSQNLGYEVPLLAQLPLEPELRETGEAGRPAVLTEEGALRTDGLGATFRQLAESLMRVPLR, encoded by the coding sequence ATGACAGACGAGCGCATGATCGAAGCGCAAATCTACGAACGTCTCAGCAAGGTGATCGACCCGGAATTGGGTCGTTCCGTAACCGACTTGGGCATGATCGCTTCCATCGACGCGACGCCGGTCACAGGGGAGGACAACACATACGACGTGACCGTCGCCGTCGAACTCACCGTGGAAGGTTGTCCGCTTTCGCAGACCATCACGAATCAGATCAATGGTGCAGTGGCCTCATATCCGGATGCCACGTTGCAGCCTCATATCGAGGTCGGTTCCATGAGCCATGACAAGCTCACCCAACTGGTGGCTGGTCTCAAGGCGGAACGCAAACAGAACCCGTTCAACAAGCCAGGCATCAAGACCCGTATCTTCGCTATCGCATCGGGCAAAGGAGGCGTCGGCAAATCGTCGGTCACCGCCAACCTTGCCGCGACCTTTGCCGCATTGGGCTACGACACCGCGGCCATCGACGCCGACATCTACGGCTTCTCGCTGCCGCGATTGTTCGGCGTGCACACGCAACCCACCAACCTCAACGGCATGCTTATGCCGGTGACCGCCTGGGGCGTGAAGATGATCTCCATCGGCATGTTCGCCGGAGCCGACCGTGCGATTCTCTGGCGTGGCCCACGCTTGCAGCGTTCACTGGAACAATTCCTGTCGGACGTGTGGTGGGGGGAGCCCGACGTGCTGCTGCTCGACTTGGCGCCAGGCACCGGAGACATGGCGATTTCCGTGGCGCAAGCCCTGCCGAACGCCGAACTCGTGGTAGTCACCACTCCGCAGCCATCCGCCTCCGACATTGCGGTTCGCTCCGGTCTGGTGGCGCTGCAGGTGCCGATGAAGGTGCGGGGCGTGGTCGAAAACATGAGCTATTTCGAGCATAAGGGCGAACGGCTGAAGATCTTCGGAGAAGGTGGAGGCGAACGTGTCTCCCTCCAGCTATCCCAGAATCTGGGATACGAGGTGCCATTGCTCGCACAGTTGCCGCTGGAACCTGAACTGCGCGAGACCGGCGAGGCGGGACGTCCTGCGGTGCTGACCGAAGAAGGCGCATTGCGTACCGACGGTCTCGGCGCGACCTTCAGGCAACTCGCGGAATCGCTGATGCGTGTCCCGCTACGGTAA
- a CDS encoding ECF transporter S component translates to MTGIQSSAVKKHSNKWRVVDIVVAAIIAVASGVIFWAWDIIYAVPIGAFDSLTPGLGGLFNFMWLFAGPLAAIIVRKPGAAFFAETVAALIEALMGNPFGIGGSLIIGMFQGLGAEIGFAVFAYKKWNIASVTLAGALTGLFNGGYDWLTHSGWTVLQGSTFTICCVISGAVMGGAFMWVVQFALAKTGVLDRFESGRMQELV, encoded by the coding sequence ATGACTGGCATTCAGTCTTCCGCAGTAAAGAAGCACTCCAACAAGTGGCGCGTGGTCGATATCGTCGTGGCGGCCATCATCGCCGTCGCGTCCGGCGTGATCTTCTGGGCTTGGGATATCATCTACGCTGTTCCGATCGGCGCTTTCGACAGTCTGACACCTGGCTTGGGCGGTCTGTTCAACTTCATGTGGCTGTTCGCAGGTCCTCTGGCGGCCATCATCGTGCGCAAGCCTGGCGCCGCGTTCTTCGCGGAGACCGTGGCAGCGCTCATCGAGGCGCTCATGGGTAATCCGTTCGGCATCGGAGGCTCCCTGATCATAGGCATGTTCCAAGGTCTCGGTGCGGAAATCGGCTTCGCCGTGTTCGCCTACAAGAAGTGGAACATTGCCTCCGTCACCCTGGCCGGCGCGCTGACAGGCCTGTTCAACGGCGGCTATGATTGGCTCACCCATTCCGGCTGGACCGTGTTGCAGGGTAGCACGTTCACCATCTGCTGCGTGATTTCCGGCGCGGTGATGGGAGGTGCCTTCATGTGGGTGGTGCAGTTCGCTTTGGCGAAGACCGGCGTGCTTGACCGCTTCGAATCCGGACGTATGCAGGAACTGGTCTGA